One genomic window of Megachile rotundata isolate GNS110a chromosome 12, iyMegRotu1, whole genome shotgun sequence includes the following:
- the LOC100884106 gene encoding mitochondrial fission process protein 1 isoform X1 → MKEMQGKVDIYRDTPVRYLGYANEVGEAFRSIVPKSVVWSSYIVASGYVLADTIDKSLKTYRDNINPNATKNVLISMTDTLLWQSFASVIIPGFTINRICRAVQYVQKRNVALRNRWIPTIVGLISIPFIIHPIDTAVEEAMNMTYRKWIGYYPK, encoded by the exons atgaagGAAATGCAAGGAAAGGTGGACATATATCGGGACACGCCTGTCAGATACCTGG gaTATGCAAATGAGGTTGGAGAAGCTTTTAGGTCCATAGTCCCAAAGTCAGTTGTATGGTCCAGTTACATTGTGGCCTCTGGATATGTGCTTGCAGATACAAttgataaaagtttaaaaacttaTCGT GACAATATTAATCCAAATGcaacaaaaaatgtattaatttctaTGACTGACACCTTATTGTGGCAGTCATTCGCATCTGTGATCATTCCTGGCTTTACAATTAATAGAATCTGCAGAGCTGTTCAATATGTACAAAAGAGAAATGTGGCCTTAAGAAATCGATGGATTCCCACAATTGTTGGTCTAATATCCATACCTTTTATAATACACCCTATAGATACTGCAGTGGAAGAAGCAATGAATATGACATACAGAAAGTGGATAGGATATTATCCTAAATGA
- the LOC100884106 gene encoding mitochondrial fission process protein 1 isoform X2, whose amino-acid sequence MLNGFTIRTAVNETRYANEVGEAFRSIVPKSVVWSSYIVASGYVLADTIDKSLKTYRDNINPNATKNVLISMTDTLLWQSFASVIIPGFTINRICRAVQYVQKRNVALRNRWIPTIVGLISIPFIIHPIDTAVEEAMNMTYRKWIGYYPK is encoded by the exons atgttGAATGGCTTTACTATAAGGACTGCTGTGAATGAAACAA gaTATGCAAATGAGGTTGGAGAAGCTTTTAGGTCCATAGTCCCAAAGTCAGTTGTATGGTCCAGTTACATTGTGGCCTCTGGATATGTGCTTGCAGATACAAttgataaaagtttaaaaacttaTCGT GACAATATTAATCCAAATGcaacaaaaaatgtattaatttctaTGACTGACACCTTATTGTGGCAGTCATTCGCATCTGTGATCATTCCTGGCTTTACAATTAATAGAATCTGCAGAGCTGTTCAATATGTACAAAAGAGAAATGTGGCCTTAAGAAATCGATGGATTCCCACAATTGTTGGTCTAATATCCATACCTTTTATAATACACCCTATAGATACTGCAGTGGAAGAAGCAATGAATATGACATACAGAAAGTGGATAGGATATTATCCTAAATGA
- the M6 gene encoding neuronal membrane glycoprotein M6 isoform X2 — protein sequence MGNVCNDCMSRVPYATLIATIMCCLGVGIFCGTMYRGVTLGSLMMDQVFHLRLGWLEAVQLTFATIGACMAALGFMILCVGCLATGATRHKVYKAWRSRVGGRISCAVFMTITYILQLGWLVIFAFLVIITWVFTIFWGLCNNPGVSKYEQCIDFTQFSFIFPNNTRIEDMKVCGPQEVKLFCKDFVERAVVMFILATVATMLVVLSLIHYLMCLSANYAHIRDHEKFQELQELQYLQDPGDPDSPQPGMGTLSSHRSKDRF from the exons ATGG GGAACGTGTGCAATGATTGTATGTCCAGAGTACCATATGCAACTCTTATTGCAACTATAATGTGTTGCTTAGGAGTGGGCATATTTTGTGGTACAATGTACAGAGGTGTTACATTGGGATCTTTAATGATGGATCAG gtATTTCATTTACGACTTGGGTGGTTAGAAGCTGTGCAGCTAACTTTTGCAACAATTGGTGCTTGTATGGCAGCTTTAGGTTTTATGATATTGTGTGTTGGTTGTCTAGCAACCGGAGCTACTAGACATAAAGTGTACAAAGCATGGAGATCCAGAGTCGGTGGACGTATTTCTTGTGCTGTT TTCatgacaatcacatacatacttCAACTAGGTTGGCTCGTAATCTTTGCATTCTTGGTTATAATTACATGGGTTTTCACTATATTCTGGGGATTATGCAACAATCCTGGTGTTTCAAAATATGAACAGTGTATTGATTTCACTCAATTCA gtttcatattcccaaataaTACAAGAATAGAGGACATGAAAGTATGTGGACCACAAGAAGTAAAATTGTTCTGTAAAGATTTTGTTGAAAGAGCAGTGGTGATGTTCATTTTGGCCACAGTAGCTACAATGTTGGTGGTTTTAAGTTTGATACACTATTTAATGTGTTTGTCTGCAAATTACGCACATATCAGAGATCACGAGAAATTCCAAGAACTACAGGAACTTCAATATCTACAAGATCCTGGAGACCCAGACTCTCCTCAGCCCGGTATGGGAACATTAAGTTCGCATCGTTCTAAGGACAGGTTCTAG
- the M6 gene encoding neuronal membrane glycoprotein M6 isoform X1 has translation MRDQQDIIDSLPLRRRFESNISIDRFSEKSLHDLDSEDRSCRNVCNDCMSRVPYATLIATIMCCLGVGIFCGTMYRGVTLGSLMMDQVFHLRLGWLEAVQLTFATIGACMAALGFMILCVGCLATGATRHKVYKAWRSRVGGRISCAVFMTITYILQLGWLVIFAFLVIITWVFTIFWGLCNNPGVSKYEQCIDFTQFSFIFPNNTRIEDMKVCGPQEVKLFCKDFVERAVVMFILATVATMLVVLSLIHYLMCLSANYAHIRDHEKFQELQELQYLQDPGDPDSPQPGMGTLSSHRSKDRF, from the exons ATGAGAGATCAACAAGACATAATTGATAGTTTACCATTGCGTAGACGATTTGAAAGTAATATTAGTATTGATAGATTTTCTGAAAAAAGTCTTCATGATCTTGATAGTGAAGATCGGTCTTGTA GGAACGTGTGCAATGATTGTATGTCCAGAGTACCATATGCAACTCTTATTGCAACTATAATGTGTTGCTTAGGAGTGGGCATATTTTGTGGTACAATGTACAGAGGTGTTACATTGGGATCTTTAATGATGGATCAG gtATTTCATTTACGACTTGGGTGGTTAGAAGCTGTGCAGCTAACTTTTGCAACAATTGGTGCTTGTATGGCAGCTTTAGGTTTTATGATATTGTGTGTTGGTTGTCTAGCAACCGGAGCTACTAGACATAAAGTGTACAAAGCATGGAGATCCAGAGTCGGTGGACGTATTTCTTGTGCTGTT TTCatgacaatcacatacatacttCAACTAGGTTGGCTCGTAATCTTTGCATTCTTGGTTATAATTACATGGGTTTTCACTATATTCTGGGGATTATGCAACAATCCTGGTGTTTCAAAATATGAACAGTGTATTGATTTCACTCAATTCA gtttcatattcccaaataaTACAAGAATAGAGGACATGAAAGTATGTGGACCACAAGAAGTAAAATTGTTCTGTAAAGATTTTGTTGAAAGAGCAGTGGTGATGTTCATTTTGGCCACAGTAGCTACAATGTTGGTGGTTTTAAGTTTGATACACTATTTAATGTGTTTGTCTGCAAATTACGCACATATCAGAGATCACGAGAAATTCCAAGAACTACAGGAACTTCAATATCTACAAGATCCTGGAGACCCAGACTCTCCTCAGCCCGGTATGGGAACATTAAGTTCGCATCGTTCTAAGGACAGGTTCTAG
- the PIG-L gene encoding phosphatidylinositol glycan anchor biosynthesis class L — protein MVDLDLIREYFSMQVNEIICWWWYYIKEISWQLLIAIVAYLCVCIFLYSILKKVSHTAWQLPGPPARILLVTAHPDDEVMFFGPLLYWITKSKTSEIYLLCLSNGGDKRRKGELWDCAKILGIPEANVTIVMSTELPDDQNVQWPTEVVAECILQHLECYKINAVVTFDKYGISRHKNHISLYYAIAALCIEKKVPHYCKLYVLESVNIIRKYMQLLDLPISLLCASYWYLVTYDQRKVIRNAMTAHKSQYVWFRKLYMIFSRYTFINTLQEVSALDLELDLQFDDE, from the exons atGGTAGATCTCGATTTGATTAGAGAATACTTTAGTATGCAAGTTAACGAAATAATTTGTTGGTGGTGGTATTACATTAAAGAAATTTCATGGCAATTGTTAATAGCTATTGTCGCGTACCTTTGCGTTTGTATTTTTCTCTATTCGATCTTGAAGAAAGTTAGCCACACAGCGTGGCAGCTTCCAGGTCCGCCTGCCAGAATATTGTTAGTCACGGCTCATCCTGATGATGAAGTCATGTTCTTTGGACCACTATTATATTGGATCACAAAATCAAAGACTAGCGAAATTTATTTACTATGTCTTAGCAATG GTGGAGacaaaagaagaaaaggagAATTATGGGATTGTGCAAAAATATTAGGAATTCCAGAAGCTAATGTGACTATAGTAAT GAGCACAGAGTTACCTGATGATCAAAATGTACAATGGCCAACAGAGGTAGTGGCAGAATGTATTTTACAACACCTAGagtgttataaaattaatgcagTAGTAACATTTGATAAGTATGGCATAAGCCGTCACAAAAATCATATCTCCTTATATTATGCCATAGCTGcattatgtatagaaaaaaaagtaCCACACT ATTGTAAACTATATGTGTTAGAATCTGTGaatataattagaaaatatatgCAACTCCTAGATTTACCAATTAGTTTATTATGTGCTTCATATTGGTATTTAGTGACATATGATCAAAGGAAAGTCATAAGA AATGCCATGACTGCCCACAAGTCTCAATATGTATGGTTCCGGAAGTTGTATATGATATTTTCGCGATATACATTCATCAACACTTTACAAGAAGTGAGTGCTCTTGATTTGGAGTTGGACCTCCAATTTGATGATGAGTAA
- the SAK gene encoding polo like kinase SAK — MPPLSGGFGEQIEDYEVLNLLGKGGFASVYRAKCLRSGMEVAIKMIDKKLMQAAGMVGRVRQEVAIHSRLKHPAVLELYTFFEDANYVYLVLELCHNGELQRFLKLQGSNALPEEQAGRIIRQVVQGLLYLHSHQILHRDMSLSNLLLTRDMQVKIADFGLATQLTRPDEKHLTMCGTPNYISPEIATRSSHGLEADVWSLGCMLYTLLVGKPPFDTDAVKSTLTRVVMADYVMPAHLSDNAKDLIDKLLKKNPKDRIRLRDIPKHPFIINLERNKLMNEKNGMGKGLLVDGMLDSGVGRTLSSYGRPRMRSKSEERMSTAPMMSNGLGPMFSARSEALSEPITKTNLYKANCVDYRAKENSVLTGIPPPQSRVFSQNEYSNCDAYEDSEKQKKEKYRKKEKTEHCFENTEDGGKLQVSPLCSERLQPTRHRTKNAILTILDNGEVCIEFIKRRNGVEKISEVCRISGDGLRVILYKPVASTEVGNQPPPLPARGADSIYSYENLPLRHHRKYVYASRFIKLVRAKTPKLTLYTQRSKCLFMENGPHPDCEVHFYNGVKVVRVDGNVKISERSDGPTYIEGEFPPHFDEYYEHYSECYQRCLLLESTLTSLEAATGHSCFPVIIGRRPSTALNDSPCMQGKENVSQTTNSTPVMPSFDASSVISTVASRSRKMNSISNLNTNTYKIMIPGIGTATQLSSGDIRVDYKDGSALTVSPQTYGGGIVYESNNGMVTKYNQNYQQNSEVPHIVREKLRHLPVVIKYLVQPKHKNIR, encoded by the exons ATGCCACCGCTATCCGGAGGTTTCGGTGAACAGATAGAG GATTACGAGGTATTAAATTTACTTGGAAAGGGTGGCTTTGCTAGTGTATATCGAGCAAAATGTCTTCGCAGCGGCATGGAAGTTGCGATAAAAATg ATCGACAAAAAGTTGATGCAGGCTGCTGGGATGGTGGGTAGAGTGCGTCAAGAAGTAGCAATACATTCTAGATTGAAACATCCAGCAGTACTtgaattatatacattttttgaaGATGCCAATTATGTTTATTTGGTATTAGAATTGTGTCATAATGGAGAGCTTCAACGTTTTCTTAAATTGCAAGGCTCTAATGCATTACCTGAAGAGCAAG CTGGTCGTATAATTAGACAAGTAGTACAgggtttattatatttacattcaCACCAAATACTTCATAGAGATATGTCCTTGTCTAATTTACTTCTAACCAGAGATATGCAAGTG aaaatagCAGATTTTGGGTTGGCTACTCAATTGACAAGGCCTGATGAGAAACACTTAACAATGTGTGGTACTCCTAATTATATATCACCTGAG ATAGCAACAAGATCATCACATGGTTTGGAAGCAGATGTATGGAGTTTAGGATGTATGTTATATACCTTACTGGTTGGCAAACCACCATTTGATACTGATGCTGTTAAGAGTACTTTAACGCGCGTTGTGATGGCTGATTATGTAATGCCGGCTCATTTATCAGACAATGCTAAAGATCTCATTGAtaagttattaaaaaagaatcCGAAAGATAGAATTCGTTTGCGCGACATTCCGAAACAtccatttataattaatttagaaaGGAACAAATTGATGAAT GAGAAAAATGGTATGGGTAAAGGATTATTGGTGGATGGTATGCTCGATTCAGGAGTCGGAAGAACGTTGTCTTCCTACGGGAGACCGAGAATGCGTTCCAAGTCCGAAGAACGAATGTCAACGGCGCCTATGATGTCCAATGGACTTGGGCCAATGTTCAGTGCAAGGAGCGAAGCTTTATCCGAACCCATTACAAAGACAAATTTATATAAGGCAAATTGTGTTGATTATCGTGCAAAAGAAAATTCTGTATTGACAGGAATTCCACCGCCCCAAAGTAGGGTGTTTTCACAgaatgaatacagtaattgcgACGCGTATGAAGACAGCGAGAAACAGAAGAAggagaaatatagaaaaaaggaaaagactGAGCATTGTTTTGAGAATACTGAAGACGGCGGAAAATTACAAGTCTCGCCTTTATGTTCAGAGAGACTTCAACCTACTAGACATAGAACGAAAAATGCGATCCTTACTATTCTAGACAACGGAGAAGTGTGCATTGAATTTATTAAACGTCGGAATGGTGTG GAAAAAATAAGCGAAGTGTGTCGTATATCGGGTGATGGCTTAAGAGTTATTCTGTATAAACCAGTTGCTTCAACGGAAGTGGGTAATCAACCACCCCCATTACCAGCTCGTGGTGCAGATAGCATTTACTCCTATGAAAATTTACCCTTACGTCATCATAGGAAATACGTGTATGCCTCACGTTTTATAAAACTTGTGAGAGCTAAAACGCCAAAACTAACGCTATATACGCAACGATCAAAGTGCCTTTTTATGGAAAATGGACCACATCCGGATTGTGAAGTCCACTTCTATAATGGAGTAAAG GTTGTGCGCGTTGACGGTAACGTAAAAATATCTGAACGAAGTGACGGTCCTACTTATATAGAAGGTGAATTTCCGCCTCATTTTGATGAATATTATGAACATTATTCGGAGTGCTATCAGCGGTGCTTATTGCTCGAATCTACGTTAACGTCTCTAGAAGCTGCTACTGGACATTCTTGTTTTCCTGTTATAATTGGACGTAGGCCTAGTACGGCCTTAAATGATTCGCCTTGCATGCAAGGAAAAGAAAATGTTTCGCAGACTACGAACAGTACGCCTGTG ATGCCATCTTTTGATGCTAGTTCTGTCATTTCAACGGTGGCATCGCGGTCGCGAAAAATGAATTCTATAAGTAATTTAAACACTAATACTTATAAGATAATGATCCCGGGTATAGGTACTGCGACGCAGTTATCTTCTGGAGATATTCGCGTTGATTATAAGGATGGTTCTGCTTTGACT GTAAGTCCTCAAACCTATGGTGGTGGCATAGTTTACGAGAGTAACAATGGTATGgttacaaaatataatcaaaATTACCAACAAAACTCGGAAGTGCCACATATTGTTAGGGAAAAATTGCGTCATCTGCCGGTAGTTATTAAATATCTTGTTCAACCGAAGCACAAGAATATCCGGTAG